The following coding sequences lie in one Verrucomicrobiia bacterium genomic window:
- the dnaB gene encoding replicative DNA helicase: MASTNPLASENAGQSGGASATRSYSPGKAQPFGKSKSAPALVLDRVLPNSLDAEMAVLGAMLLSPAEAGSQVRERLSENHFYYAAHCVIFREIAVLQDAMQAIDLITLTQRLQDKNQLEEIGGPVYLSDLVTRVPTTANVEHYIDIVWEKHLLRQLIGAAHDVIARSFEQQDDVKTWIDEVEQQIFEITAEKTATGARPVRDMIKDAMASIEKLYDQRGAISGIPTGFRELDRMTSGLHNGQMIVIAARPSMGKTALAMNIAENCAIDHNIPVGVFSLEMSSEELVKRMLCSKAKVNLRKIRDGFLSERDFHPLTTAASQLMKAPLFIDDSAGLSINQVRARARRLKQQHDIRLLIIDYMQLMRAPSRRADLSRQVEIADISSGVKALSKELKIPIIVLSQLNRQPEAREGGRPRLSDLRESGAIEQDADVVGLLVRPEVYAEEEGDKAAEKGKAVLVIAKQRNGPTGEINLTFLSEYTRFEDQALVSEEDIPSREGNEE, from the coding sequence ATGGCTTCGACCAACCCTCTCGCATCCGAAAACGCCGGCCAAAGCGGAGGGGCCAGCGCCACGCGGAGCTATAGTCCCGGAAAAGCCCAACCTTTTGGGAAGTCCAAATCAGCTCCGGCGCTCGTTCTCGACCGCGTTCTCCCTAACAGCCTGGACGCCGAGATGGCCGTGCTCGGCGCGATGTTGCTAAGCCCGGCGGAAGCTGGCTCGCAGGTGCGCGAGCGCTTGAGCGAGAACCATTTCTACTACGCCGCCCATTGTGTCATCTTCCGCGAGATCGCCGTGTTGCAGGACGCCATGCAGGCGATCGACCTCATCACGCTCACGCAACGACTGCAGGACAAGAACCAGCTCGAAGAAATAGGCGGTCCCGTCTACCTGAGTGACCTGGTCACGCGTGTGCCGACCACGGCCAATGTCGAGCATTACATCGACATCGTCTGGGAGAAACATTTGTTGCGCCAACTGATCGGCGCGGCGCATGACGTCATCGCGCGTTCATTCGAACAGCAGGATGATGTAAAGACGTGGATCGACGAAGTCGAGCAGCAGATTTTTGAGATCACGGCGGAGAAGACCGCCACCGGCGCGCGCCCCGTCCGCGACATGATCAAGGACGCGATGGCCAGCATTGAAAAGTTGTATGACCAGCGCGGCGCGATCAGCGGCATCCCCACGGGTTTCCGGGAGTTGGACCGGATGACGTCCGGGCTGCACAACGGCCAGATGATCGTCATCGCCGCGCGCCCGTCGATGGGCAAGACCGCGCTGGCGATGAACATCGCGGAGAACTGCGCGATCGACCACAACATTCCGGTCGGCGTGTTCAGCCTGGAAATGTCGTCCGAGGAACTGGTCAAGCGCATGCTGTGCTCGAAAGCGAAGGTGAACCTGCGCAAGATTCGCGACGGGTTCCTCAGCGAACGTGATTTTCACCCGCTGACCACCGCGGCAAGCCAGTTGATGAAAGCGCCGTTGTTTATCGACGACTCGGCCGGGCTCTCGATCAATCAAGTCCGCGCCCGTGCCCGCCGGCTGAAGCAGCAGCACGACATTCGGTTGCTGATCATTGATTACATGCAGTTGATGAGGGCGCCATCGCGGCGGGCCGATCTCAGTCGTCAGGTGGAGATTGCGGATATTTCGTCGGGAGTTAAGGCGCTGTCGAAGGAACTGAAGATTCCGATCATCGTACTAAGCCAGTTGAACCGCCAACCCGAGGCGCGAGAAGGCGGCAGACCACGCCTTTCGGACCTGCGCGAGTCAGGTGCGATTGAACAGGACGCCGATGTGGTGGGTCTTTTAGTCCGTCCGGAAGTTTATGCGGAGGAGGAAGGGGACAAGGCCGCTGAGAAGGGCAAGGCGGTTTTGGTCATCGCGAAGCAGCGCAACGGCCCGACCGGCGAGATAAACCTGACTTTCCTGAGCGAATACACAAGGTTCGAGGATCAGGCACTGGTGAGCGAAGAAGATATCCCAAGCCGTGAAGGGAACGAGGAATGA
- the rplI gene encoding 50S ribosomal protein L9, with the protein MSTQIILTAPVDNLGAEGDTITVADGYARNFLFPKGLAMPATAGNLRRVGSLQKKREATLAAQLDDAKAILTKLTKQSYTITAAAGADGKLYGSVTSADISDALKTEGIEVDRRKIVIEHPIRELGVYDVDVKLHAEVVTKVKIWVVGPDGGGASATKSTGTDEKAGRKTPKADKKK; encoded by the coding sequence ATGAGCACCCAGATTATTTTGACCGCTCCCGTTGACAACCTCGGGGCCGAGGGCGACACGATCACCGTTGCTGACGGCTACGCGAGAAACTTCCTGTTCCCGAAAGGCCTGGCCATGCCAGCGACCGCGGGCAACCTGCGCCGCGTAGGATCGCTGCAAAAGAAGCGCGAAGCCACCCTGGCCGCGCAACTGGATGACGCGAAGGCCATCCTCACGAAACTGACGAAGCAGTCTTACACGATTACGGCTGCGGCGGGCGCGGACGGCAAGCTTTACGGTTCCGTGACTTCCGCGGACATTTCCGATGCTTTGAAAACGGAAGGTATCGAGGTGGATCGGCGCAAGATTGTGATTGAGCATCCGATTCGCGAATTGGGTGTGTATGACGTGGACGTGAAGTTGCATGCGGAAGTCGTGACCAAGGTGAAGATTTGGGTCGTCGGCCCCGATGGGGGCGGCGCCTCGGCCACAAAATCCACGGGCACGGACGAAAAAGCTGGCAGGAAGACACCGAAAGCCGATAAGAAGAAATAG
- the pth gene encoding aminoacyl-tRNA hydrolase, with protein MSARPKLVVGLGNPGKEYQGTRHNIGFAVVDRLAEKFGCSFRSKWRFSAKIAEAASGDVGKVVLAKPQTFMNRSGTAVNTLLQWLKIEPAQLLVVVDDADLPLGQIRLRIAGGSGGHNGLRSIIETLGDNEEFARLRVGIGRSAPLGADISGHVLGRFAPSERESAEQAVAVAVEAVDCCLLEGVTKAMNQFNRKRSAD; from the coding sequence GTGTCGGCCAGGCCAAAGCTGGTGGTGGGGCTGGGAAATCCCGGCAAAGAGTACCAAGGCACGCGCCACAACATTGGCTTTGCGGTGGTGGATCGGCTCGCGGAGAAGTTTGGTTGTTCTTTTCGAAGCAAGTGGCGGTTCTCGGCGAAGATCGCGGAAGCCGCGAGCGGGGATGTCGGCAAAGTCGTGCTGGCCAAGCCGCAGACGTTCATGAATCGCAGCGGCACGGCGGTGAATACGCTGTTGCAGTGGCTCAAGATCGAGCCGGCGCAGTTGCTGGTCGTGGTGGACGACGCGGATTTGCCGCTCGGGCAGATTCGGTTGCGCATCGCGGGCGGCAGCGGCGGCCACAACGGTTTGCGGTCGATCATCGAGACGCTCGGCGACAATGAGGAATTTGCGCGATTGCGGGTCGGGATCGGACGAAGCGCGCCGTTGGGAGCGGATATTTCGGGCCACGTTCTCGGCAGGTTTGCCCCGTCGGAACGCGAGTCGGCCGAACAGGCTGTGGCGGTCGCCGTAGAGGCGGTCGATTGTTGCTTGCTCGAGGGCGTCACGAAGGCGATGAATCAGTTTAATCGGAAAAGGTCCGCGGATTGA
- the rpsR gene encoding 30S ribosomal protein S18, giving the protein MMERNFDSRDSREGGPEGRRNKRDVIVKRDCKLCMDQIDIDFKQADLLKKFMTERGKILPRRISGNCAKHQRQLATAIKRARVMLLVR; this is encoded by the coding sequence ATGATGGAGAGAAATTTTGACAGCCGTGACAGCCGAGAAGGCGGTCCGGAAGGCCGAAGGAACAAGCGCGATGTCATCGTCAAGCGCGACTGCAAATTGTGCATGGACCAGATCGATATCGACTTCAAGCAGGCGGACTTGCTGAAGAAGTTCATGACCGAGCGCGGCAAGATCCTGCCGCGGCGAATTTCGGGTAATTGCGCCAAACACCAGCGCCAGCTTGCCACCGCGATCAAGCGCGCGCGTGTGATGTTGCTGGTACGATAA
- the ssb gene encoding single-stranded DNA-binding protein, producing MASYNKVLLMGNLTRDPEVKYTPKGTALANLGLAVNRRWTTETGEQKEEVTFVDVEVWGRQAETAGQYLSKGRPVFVEGRLKLDSWEDKESGQKRNKLKVVAERVQFLGAPSGGGRGEFKDESPADQAPARPASRGARSAAPAARDAGEPDAPPAEDDNIPF from the coding sequence ATGGCCTCCTACAACAAAGTGCTTTTGATGGGCAACCTGACGCGTGATCCGGAGGTGAAGTACACGCCCAAAGGCACGGCATTGGCGAATCTTGGCCTGGCGGTCAACCGCCGCTGGACGACGGAGACGGGAGAGCAGAAAGAGGAAGTCACGTTCGTGGACGTCGAAGTCTGGGGACGTCAGGCGGAAACGGCCGGTCAGTACCTCTCGAAAGGCCGCCCTGTGTTTGTCGAAGGGCGCTTGAAGCTGGATAGCTGGGAGGACAAGGAATCCGGCCAGAAGCGCAACAAGTTGAAAGTAGTGGCTGAACGGGTGCAATTTCTGGGCGCGCCGAGTGGCGGTGGTCGGGGAGAATTCAAGGACGAATCACCTGCTGATCAGGCGCCCGCACGGCCGGCCAGTCGCGGTGCGCGGTCCGCAGCGCCCGCCGCGCGCGACGCCGGGGAACCGGATGCGCCGCCCGCTGAGGACGACAATATTCCATTTTAG
- the bamA gene encoding outer membrane protein assembly factor BamA, whose protein sequence is MRRLLWGLLTIFAAVVPSKLSWAQEAPEEVLVREIEVRFSGPETVNRSVVMANIQTAVGKPRSREMIEQDVRNLINTGYFYDVRVLEEPMVDGVRIVFQVQGKATIKEITMEGNKRFKEERLKREYSQKVGDSLDERKAHDDARKMEELYQKSGYPDIKVIYEVSVDKDTGKAILRFKVHEGERVFIKQIKFTGNKAFADGRLLKILKTRRHWWGSWLAGTGVLKEEDFKEDLDKLRDFYDSNGYIDMEIRGTHTERIGAQWMVITIDLYEGTQYKVGAVTIDGNKLFPTPDLEKHLKMTSGKTFTPTAMSADQKALEDYYGARGYLDTSVRPVRVPNVETGRIDMTYAVREGELTYIEKIEIRGNTKTKDKVIRRELAVNPGEIYNTVRVDRSVERLKNLGYFSKVEATPEPTDVPNRKDLVLNLEEQRTGSVTFGAGFSSIDSLLGFVEITQGNFDLFNWPSFTGGGEKLRLRLQVGFKRQDEVLSFVEPWFLDQKLSLGFDAFHHNSNFLSTQYSEQRTGIDLWLEKALNEFIRGRIEYGVQDIDLTVDHLASQELQSQNGSNTRSSITGTLVYDTRDSVFLTTRGNRTEVSAEVAGGPLGGTVSDYKLNAKTSFYFPFFDKQVLQLVGAAGVVDAFGSTRNAGSNVIETVVSGGVTSTVARAIDPVPIFDRYFLGGANTLRGFAFRKVSPKDGNNDPIGGNTFVNATAEYTYPIVEKVRGAFFFDIGNVYQNAYDFTFSDLKSDAGIGMRLNLPIGPLRLDYAYPIMSDKFTGRSGKIQFSVGYQF, encoded by the coding sequence ATGAGGCGGCTGCTGTGGGGGCTGCTCACAATCTTCGCCGCTGTTGTTCCGAGCAAGCTTTCCTGGGCCCAAGAAGCACCCGAGGAGGTCCTTGTCCGCGAGATCGAGGTGCGGTTTAGCGGGCCTGAAACGGTCAACCGCTCGGTGGTGATGGCCAATATCCAAACGGCGGTTGGCAAACCGCGCTCCCGCGAGATGATCGAGCAGGATGTTCGCAACCTGATCAATACCGGCTACTTCTACGATGTGCGAGTGCTGGAAGAACCGATGGTGGACGGCGTGCGGATCGTTTTCCAGGTCCAAGGCAAGGCCACGATCAAGGAAATCACCATGGAGGGGAACAAGCGTTTCAAGGAGGAACGCTTGAAACGCGAGTACAGCCAGAAAGTGGGAGACAGCCTGGACGAGCGCAAGGCCCACGATGACGCCCGCAAGATGGAGGAACTCTACCAGAAGTCAGGTTACCCTGATATCAAGGTCATCTACGAAGTCAGCGTCGACAAGGACACGGGCAAGGCCATCTTGAGGTTCAAGGTGCATGAAGGTGAACGCGTGTTCATTAAGCAGATCAAGTTTACCGGCAACAAGGCTTTCGCCGACGGCCGCCTGCTGAAGATCCTGAAGACGCGGCGTCACTGGTGGGGGTCATGGCTGGCCGGCACGGGTGTGTTGAAGGAAGAGGACTTCAAGGAAGACCTCGACAAGCTTCGCGACTTTTACGACTCCAACGGGTACATCGACATGGAGATCCGCGGCACGCACACCGAGCGGATTGGCGCCCAGTGGATGGTGATCACCATCGATCTCTACGAAGGCACACAGTACAAGGTGGGGGCCGTCACGATCGATGGGAATAAACTCTTCCCGACGCCGGATTTGGAGAAGCACCTCAAAATGACCTCGGGGAAAACCTTCACGCCTACCGCGATGTCAGCCGACCAGAAGGCACTCGAAGACTATTACGGCGCGCGTGGCTATCTGGACACGAGCGTGCGCCCGGTACGCGTGCCCAACGTCGAGACCGGCCGTATCGATATGACGTACGCCGTTCGCGAGGGCGAACTGACGTACATCGAAAAGATCGAGATTCGGGGTAACACCAAGACGAAGGACAAGGTGATTCGCCGCGAGTTGGCGGTCAATCCGGGTGAAATTTACAATACGGTGCGAGTGGACCGCAGCGTCGAACGCCTCAAGAACCTCGGCTATTTTTCGAAGGTCGAGGCGACTCCCGAGCCGACCGACGTGCCGAACCGAAAGGATTTGGTGCTCAACCTGGAGGAGCAGCGCACCGGCTCGGTGACGTTTGGTGCGGGATTCAGTTCCATCGACAGCCTGCTTGGTTTCGTCGAGATTACCCAGGGTAATTTTGATCTCTTCAACTGGCCGAGTTTCACGGGCGGGGGCGAGAAGCTGCGTTTGCGCCTGCAGGTTGGTTTCAAACGGCAGGACGAGGTCCTTTCGTTCGTCGAGCCGTGGTTCCTCGACCAGAAGTTATCGCTGGGTTTCGACGCGTTTCATCATAACAGTAACTTCTTAAGCACGCAGTATAGCGAACAACGAACCGGTATTGATTTGTGGCTCGAAAAAGCCTTGAACGAATTCATCCGGGGACGGATCGAATATGGCGTTCAGGACATCGATTTGACCGTGGACCACCTGGCTTCCCAGGAACTGCAGTCGCAGAATGGGTCCAACACGCGCAGTTCGATCACCGGAACGCTGGTTTATGATACCCGGGACAGCGTGTTCCTGACGACACGGGGCAACCGCACGGAGGTAAGCGCGGAGGTGGCTGGAGGGCCGTTAGGGGGCACCGTTTCTGATTACAAGCTGAACGCGAAGACCTCGTTTTACTTTCCGTTCTTCGACAAACAGGTGTTGCAACTGGTCGGCGCCGCGGGCGTGGTGGATGCTTTTGGTTCGACCCGGAATGCCGGATCGAACGTGATCGAGACCGTGGTTAGCGGCGGGGTGACCAGCACGGTTGCGCGCGCGATTGATCCCGTCCCGATTTTCGACCGCTACTTTCTTGGTGGCGCAAATACGTTGCGCGGCTTTGCTTTCCGCAAGGTCAGCCCGAAGGACGGCAACAACGATCCTATTGGTGGAAACACTTTTGTGAATGCGACGGCGGAGTACACCTATCCGATTGTCGAGAAAGTACGCGGAGCCTTCTTTTTTGATATCGGCAACGTTTACCAAAACGCCTATGATTTTACCTTTAGTGATCTGAAATCAGATGCCGGTATTGGCATGCGGCTTAATTTACCAATTGGGCCACTGCGCTTGGACTATGCCTATCCGATCATGTCGGACAAGTTCACCGGAAGAAGTGGAAAAATTCAGTTTAGTGTCGGCTACCAATTCTGA
- the rpsF gene encoding 30S ribosomal protein S6: protein MKTYEGLFILDAAGKEEVSKELVDKIQKNIEHAGGRVDKVQRMGARAFARETNKRSSGFYVNFVFNAPPTAIAELDAKFHLDPEVFRWELSIQPPEPPPRKPRRIPTTGVVEK from the coding sequence TTGAAGACATACGAAGGATTGTTTATTTTGGACGCCGCTGGTAAGGAAGAGGTGTCGAAGGAACTCGTGGACAAGATCCAGAAGAACATCGAGCACGCTGGCGGACGAGTGGACAAGGTGCAACGAATGGGCGCGCGCGCGTTTGCCCGCGAAACGAACAAGCGCAGCTCCGGGTTCTATGTGAATTTTGTTTTCAACGCACCACCGACGGCGATTGCCGAACTGGATGCGAAATTCCACCTGGATCCGGAAGTGTTCCGTTGGGAGCTTTCGATACAGCCGCCCGAGCCGCCGCCGCGCAAGCCGCGACGGATCCCGACGACGGGCGTGGTTGAGAAATAA
- a CDS encoding 50S ribosomal protein L25 yields MAQKVQLKAKSRAEIGKGAVKRMRDQGAVPGVIYGSHMKPINITVAVEELEKALHSTTSENVLVDLSLEEDGKTNNRLTLIQEVQHHPYKDTILHIDFHEVLATEKLRTSVPVRPVGEPAGVKTGGGVFEFVMRELHVECLPQDLPDLIEVNVEKMEIGSSIHVGEITPPTGVVLLDDKGQTVFLVAAPITEEELAAMTEAAAAPSAEPEVLTAKKEEGEEGAVAEGEAKPKAEAGKADAKAPAAAGKTDAKAPAGGKAPAAGAPGKAEAKPAGGKPEAKK; encoded by the coding sequence ATGGCACAGAAAGTACAATTAAAAGCGAAGTCCCGGGCCGAGATCGGCAAGGGCGCGGTGAAACGGATGCGGGACCAGGGCGCGGTCCCGGGAGTCATTTACGGCTCGCACATGAAGCCGATCAACATCACGGTCGCCGTGGAAGAGTTGGAGAAGGCGCTCCATAGCACCACCAGCGAGAACGTGCTGGTGGATCTGAGCCTGGAGGAGGATGGGAAGACCAACAATCGTTTGACCCTGATCCAGGAAGTGCAGCATCATCCTTACAAGGATACCATCCTGCACATTGATTTCCATGAAGTCCTGGCGACGGAGAAACTGCGCACGAGCGTGCCTGTTCGGCCCGTCGGCGAACCGGCGGGCGTGAAGACAGGCGGCGGCGTGTTTGAGTTCGTCATGCGCGAGTTGCATGTGGAATGCTTGCCGCAGGATTTGCCGGACCTCATTGAAGTCAATGTTGAGAAGATGGAGATTGGGTCGAGCATTCACGTCGGCGAGATTACGCCACCCACAGGCGTAGTGTTGCTGGACGACAAGGGCCAGACCGTATTCCTTGTCGCCGCGCCGATTACCGAAGAGGAATTGGCGGCGATGACCGAGGCGGCGGCAGCCCCGTCAGCCGAACCCGAAGTCCTCACGGCGAAGAAGGAAGAAGGCGAAGAAGGCGCGGTGGCCGAAGGCGAGGCGAAGCCGAAGGCGGAAGCCGGCAAGGCCGACGCCAAAGCGCCCGCAGCGGCCGGCAAGACGGACGCCAAAGCCCCGGCGGGTGGCAAGGCTCCGGCGGCAGGCGCGCCTGGGAAGGCCGAGGCCAAGCCGGCCGGCGGCAAACCCGAAGCCAAGAAGTAA